The Castanea sativa cultivar Marrone di Chiusa Pesio chromosome 11, ASM4071231v1 genome contains a region encoding:
- the LOC142615565 gene encoding serine/threonine-protein kinase-like protein CCR4 — MLLDATNNFSKDCKIGENDFGSLYRAILDDGREVTIHRAKMSMSEQFVNEFPRRGEAWSRLDHKNVVRLLGFCEDGKDGLLVYEDVEYGTLSGHLHNPKSTSLMSWAAWIKVALDIARGIEFLHMYAVPSIIHRNIEPSNIFLDATLTTKLSNFNRSMNASKWCDHVINKAIGTDGGIDPEFRSILRSTNRVDVYSFGKVLLEMLSGSKQFHADDHYEERCIVDFVAPYIAQKKIHKFLDPKVPPPTPLEMEALANVATLALDCVSIQSVLHPSMTKVANTIQSTLEGILEGQVIPYNSIACSCESISDAESESIIDVDIGSFGIFW, encoded by the coding sequence atgCTACTTGATGCCACTAACAACTTTTCAAAAGATTGCAAGATTGGAGAAAATGACTTTGGTTCACTGTACCGTGCCATTTTAGATGATGGCCGAGAAGTGACTATTCATCGTGCTAAAATGTCAATGTCTGAGCAATTTGTAAATGAATTCCCACGTCGAGGGGAAGCTTGGTCCCGACTCGATCACAAGAATGTTGTTCGCTTATTGGGATTTTGTGAAGATGGTAAGGATGGCTTATTGGTCTACGAGGACGTGGAATATGGTACCCTTAGTGGCCATCTTCACAATCCTAAAAGTACTTCTCTAATGTCATGGGCTGCCTGGATTAAAGTGGCACTAGACATAGCTAGAGGCATTGAATTCCTACACATGTATGCAGTACCATCAATCATACATCGCAATATCGAACCGTCTAACATATTCCTAGATGCCACGTTGACTACCAAGCTGTCTAATTTCAACAGATCTATGAATGCCTCCAAATGGTGTGATCATGTCATCAATAAAGCGATAGGCACCGATGGTGGCATAGATCCTGAGTTCCGTAGTATTTTACGTTCGACAAACAGGGTTGATGTGTACAGCTTTGGAAAAGTATTGCTAGAAATGTTGTCCGGGAGCAAGCAATTTCATGCAGATGATCATTATGAGGAAAGGTGTATAGTTGATTTTGTAGCGCCATACATAGCCCAAAAGAAAATTCACAAGTTTTTGGACCCAAAAGTACCACCACCTACCCCATTGGAAATGGAGGCACTGGCAAATGTTGCAACCCTAGCATTGGATTGTGTAAGTATACAAAGTGTACTTCACCCCTCAATGACTAAGGTTGCAAACACCATACAAAGTACCTTGGAAGGGATTTTGGAAGGGCAGGTAATTCCTTACAATTCAATTGCATGCAGTTGTGAATCAATTAGTGATGCGGAAAGTGAATCAATTATTGATGTGGACATTGGATCATTCGGGATATTCTGGTAG